Proteins encoded in a region of the Methanofollis tationis genome:
- a CDS encoding magnesium transporter, with protein sequence MQEVLPLLIPLCVLGAFAGIAYSASLDRFVSVGALLILIPPFAGICGSIGGILCSRLGTGMHLGVITPAIAPQGSVTVHFAQAYLFTLILMPLMAALAHLAAIVLGVSSPGLLAMVTIATAAGLGVITMVNGIAYLTATLSFRYGFDPDNFGIPVITSAIDLLGAVALITVIEIVL encoded by the coding sequence GTGCAGGAGGTCCTTCCTCTTCTGATCCCCCTCTGCGTCCTCGGGGCCTTCGCCGGCATCGCCTACTCGGCCTCTCTCGACCGGTTCGTCAGTGTCGGGGCTCTCCTCATCCTGATACCGCCGTTTGCCGGGATCTGCGGTTCTATTGGGGGGATTCTCTGCTCGCGCCTGGGTACCGGCATGCACCTCGGCGTCATCACTCCGGCGATCGCACCGCAGGGGAGCGTGACCGTACACTTCGCACAGGCCTACCTCTTCACCCTGATTCTCATGCCCCTGATGGCCGCCCTTGCCCATCTCGCCGCCATCGTCCTCGGCGTGTCGTCTCCAGGACTCCTGGCGATGGTCACGATCGCCACTGCCGCCGGCCTCGGTGTAATAACAATGGTCAACGGCATTGCCTACCTGACGGCGACGCTCTCATTTCGCTACGGTTTTGACCCGGACAACTTCGGCATCCCGGTGATCACCTCAGCGATCGACCTCCTCGGCGCCGTGGCGCTCATCACTGTCATTGAGATCGTCCTCTGA
- a CDS encoding glycosyltransferase family 2 protein, giving the protein MAAGVSAVVSAKSTTKTLPFKTAVEEPDYRGKRVAVVVPAYNEEELIGETMGSIPGYVARVYVVDDGSKDRTGAIIDAYARYDARVVPIHHRPNRGVGAAITSGYLQAVEDGMDVVAVMAGDNQMDPTYLPSLLDPIVDGKADYTKGNRLISDTYRKGMPGWRSFGNSVLTFLTKIASGYWQMMDPQNGYTAISGKALSELPLTEVYQGYQYFSNSFLPLISFNGVSRSLS; this is encoded by the coding sequence ATGGCCGCAGGGGTCTCAGCAGTTGTATCGGCGAAATCAACGACGAAAACTCTGCCGTTCAAAACCGCTGTTGAGGAACCAGATTACCGTGGAAAACGAGTCGCCGTGGTGGTGCCGGCATATAACGAGGAGGAGCTGATCGGCGAGACGATGGGTTCGATCCCCGGGTATGTGGCGCGGGTGTACGTTGTCGACGACGGCTCAAAGGACCGGACCGGGGCGATCATTGACGCATATGCCAGGTACGACGCCAGAGTCGTCCCGATCCACCACCGCCCGAACCGGGGCGTGGGGGCGGCGATCACCTCAGGATACCTGCAGGCCGTTGAGGATGGCATGGACGTCGTGGCGGTGATGGCCGGGGACAACCAGATGGATCCCACCTATCTACCCTCCCTCCTCGACCCGATCGTTGATGGGAAGGCCGATTATACCAAAGGGAACCGTCTGATCAGCGACACATACCGAAAGGGGATGCCGGGGTGGCGGAGTTTCGGCAACTCCGTCCTCACCTTCCTCACCAAAATCGCCTCGGGCTACTGGCAGATGATGGACCCGCAGAACGGCTACACGGCGATCTCGGGGAAGGCCCTCTCCGAGCTCCCCCTCACCGAGGTCTACCAGGGGTATCAGTACTTCTCTAATTCCTTCCTCCCTCTCATTTCATTCAACGGCGTTTCTCGCTCCCTTTCCTAA